The Peromyscus maniculatus bairdii isolate BWxNUB_F1_BW_parent chromosome 6, HU_Pman_BW_mat_3.1, whole genome shotgun sequence genome has a segment encoding these proteins:
- the LOC102905772 gene encoding uncharacterized protein LOC102905772, with amino-acid sequence MSCQQSQQQCPPPPPKCKTPKCPPVSSCCGSSSGGCCSSGGGSCCLSHHKPRFSLRRRRHSSGCCSSGGGGGSGGSSCCGSSCGSSCCGSSCCGSSGGGSCCGSSSSSSGGGGGSCCGSSGGSSSGGSSCCGSSGGSSSSSSGGGGGSSCCGSSSGGGGGGGSSSSSQQQSRGSSCCSGGCC; translated from the coding sequence ATGTCCTGCCAGCAAAGCCAGCAACAgtgcccacctcctcctcccaagtgcaaAACCCCTAAGTGTCCCCCTGTTTCTTCCTGTTGTGGCTCCAGTTCTGGGGGCTGCTGCAGCTCTGGGGGTGGCAGCTGCTGCCTGAGTCACCACAAGCCCCGATTCTCTCTCCGTCGCCGACGTCACAGCTCTGGATGCTGTAgcagtggtggcggcggtggcagcggtgGCAGCAGCTGCTGTGGCAGCAGCTGTGGCAGCAGCTGCTGTGGAAGCAGTTGCTGTGgaagcagcggcggcggcagctgctgtggaagcagcagcagcagcagcggcggtggcggcggcagctgcTGTGGAAGCAGCGGTGGCAGCAGCAGCGGTGGCAGCAGTTGCTGTGGAAGCagcggtggcagcagcagcagcagcagcggcggtggtggtggcagcagttgCTGTGGAAgcagcagtggcggcggcggcggcggcggcagcagtagcagcagccagcagcagtCTAGGGGCTCTAGCTGTTGCTCTGGAGGTTGTTGCTGA